ACTGAGCTATCcgacaaagaaaaaaccatTGCTGGGAAAGTCTCAAAGGCGTTTTCTCAAATGATCTGTGGTTTTGATTTACTGCGTGTTTCCGGCAAAAGTTACGTCATTGACGTCAACGGGTTCTCTTTTGTAAAAGATAACAAAGTTTATTATGATTCATGTGCAAATATACTAAGAAATACTTTCATTGAGgctaaaaagaaaatggatatggagaagaagaacctACCAATTATCCGGgaagagaaagaacaaaaatggGTATTTAAAGGATTGGTTATCATTATTCGTCATGCCGATAGAACACCAAAgcaaaaattcaagcatTCATTTACTTCACCCATTTTTATATCACTATTGAAAGGCCATAAGGAAGAAGTTGTTATTAGAAACGTTAATGATCTGAAAATTGTTCTTCAGGCTCTAAGGATTGCATTGGATGAAAAGGCAGGAAATCCAGCCAAAATTAAAGTGTTAGCAAATGCTTTagaaaagaagttgaaCTTTCCAGGAACTAAAATTCAATTAAAGCCAGTCTTGAACAAAGAGAACGAGGTTGAAAAAGTACAATTTATTCTAAAATGGGGTGGTGAGCCTACTCATTCTGCCAAATATCAAGCTACTGAGCTCGGAGAGCAAATGAGACAAGACTTCGACTTACTAAATAAAAGCATTTTACAGAATATTAAAATATTCTCATCATCTGAAAGACGTGTTCTTCACACGGCTCAGTACTGGACCAGAGCTCTTTTTGGAGCAGATGAACTAGGTAGTGATGAAATAAGTATCAGGAAGGATCTCTTAGATGATAGTAATGCCGCTAAGGATTTAATGGAcaaagtgaaaaagaaattgaagccTCTGTtaagagaaggaaaagaagctCCTCCACAATTTGCCTGGCCTTCAAAAATGCCAGAGCCATACTTAGTCATAAAGCGAGTTGTTgaattgatgaattttcaTAAAAAGGTCATGGATAATAACTTTGCTAAAAAGGATGTCGACGCAATGCAAACAAGATGGTGTACTTCTGAAGACCCCAGTTTGTTCAAGGAGAGATGGgataaacttttcaaagaatttaaTAACGTTGAAAAAGTCGATCCTTCTAAGATCTCTGAATTATATGATACCATGAAATACGACGCTCTTCATAATAGACAGTTTTTGGAGAACATTTTTGATCCGGGGAATCCAAATGAAGCTATGGCCGATGAGTTGGGTACTCACTCTTTAGTTGATCGTTATCCGATTAATATTCTCGCCAAGAACAATTTTAAGATTGTAGACAGCAGCAGTATGAGTGGTTCTAGCAAGAACAACAGTAACAGCGTTGGCTCGTTAGGTTGGGTTCTAGAGAGTGGAAAAACTTCTAGGGCCAGAAATTCCAAATCTTCATGTCAATTTGATGAGCCAAGATTCATGCAGTTACGGGAACTGTATAAGTTAGCCAAGGTgttgtttgattttatttGCCCCAAGGAATACGGTATTTCAGATGCTGAAAAACTGGATATTGGTTTATTGACATCGCTGCCTTTGGCTAAACAAATATTGAATGACATAGGAGATATGAAAAATAGAGAAACCCCAGCTTGCGTTGCATATTTCACCAAAGAGTCTCATATTTACACCTTGCTGAATATCATATATGAATCTGGTATTCCAATGAGGATTGCCAGAAATGCCCTACCGGAATTTGATTACCTATCGCAGGTTACGTTTGAACTTTATGAAAGTACAGATGCTTCTGGTCAAAAGTCACATTCTATCAGACTTAAAATGTCTCCAGGTTGCCATACTCAAGATCCATTGGACGTTCAGTTAGATGACAGGCACTATATTAGCTGTATCCCGAAGATTTCCCTCACAAAGCATTTAGATATGGATTATGTCCAACAGAAGTTGAGAAACAAATTTACCAGAGTTATCATGCCTCCGAAATTTACTCCAGTAAATATTACGAGCCCTAACTTGAGTTTCCAGAAACGcaagacaagaagaaagtcGACATCTGTTGATAAGTCTAAACCTCCTCCTACTTCCTCCGGAACCTCATCATCCAGTTCGATCAACAAGACGCTAGAATAATAACCACACCCGATTTTTAATTTACCAATATAGTACTAAATAAGAGATATTTACtcagatatttttgaaaaaaaaattgtattcTTATTTTGCTCGCGACCTTTGCTGCCTTCGGAGTTTTCGTTGAACCCTTGGGCGAGCAAATTAGCGCCATGAGGATAAACGTCAGAGCACATTAATTAGTGACATGCAGCCATATAAAGAGGTACCTTTTCATCAGCAATTTGGCACATCCCCTTGACTaatgctttttttgaccACTGGGTATAgaagtaaagaaaaagcaacaaaaAACACTATTAGAAATAAACAGACAAAATGAACATGGGAGGTAGTAGCAGCACCGCTGCTAAGAAAGCTACCTGTAAAATATCGATGCTGTGGAACTGGTATACGATTGACACCTGCTTTATTGCAAGATCCTGGAGAAATGACACCAAAGGAAAATTTGCTGGTTCCTGTATCGGCTGTTTTGCACTCGTGGTGGTTGCTCAATGGCTTACTCGTTTCTCAAGGCAGTTTGATGTAGAGCTTTTACGAAGACAGAAGATAAAGCATTTGGCGGCTTACTCGCCGGAGGAGTACATAGTCAAATGCGGAGATCAAGATACGAAGTCTGATATGGAGGAGCTACAAGGCTTCCACAACGAACCAAGTTGGAAGACAACTTTGATTTCCCTAAAAAAGAGTTTTATCTACAGTTTCTACGTTTGGGGTCCAAGAAGATTGAATGAACCTGAAGATGACTTACTAAAGAAGGTCTTGTCGTGCTGTTCTCTAGTAACACCAGTGGATTTGTACCCAAGCCTTTTGGATCACATGGTAAGAGTAaccatttttgttttacaATGGGGGTTGTCTTACATTATTATGCTGTTGTTCATGTACTATAACGGTTATATCATTATTAGTTGTTTGATAGGTGCTATCTTCGGTCGTTTTATATTTTGCTACGAGCCTTTGGGTTCATTGGGGTCAAGTGGATCTCAAGGCACAGTAAGCTACGATAAAGAAAGTGATGATCGCAAATGCTGCCTgtaaaaagacaaaattgAGGGACGATTATGACAATTTCTCATAATTCTGAGtcccaaatttttcataattAGCTAACGAAAGGTACCATTTTCAGCAATGCTAAAGTTAGATAATAATtcatgtaaaaaaatatatatatatatgtaaatatatataattaaTGCCCCAATgtattcaaattctttgcTTGTGCATAGCGGTAAAACTGGGGTAACTAGAACTAATATATGAATTCGTAGTACCGTTAATAACGAAATAAAACATACGCGGTTAATGGCATAGATGAGGGCCGGGTAATGACACCTCCGGGGTggtaatgaagaaaaatgatgaatgTTCATTTAAATTGCAGAAGTGCAAATCTGTAAAACTGAGATTGAAATAATGGTAGTCGGCACTTCATTCATGGATATAGAAGAAACTAGAACACAGTTCAAGAAAACCGGCAAAAAAGCAGTACCTGCTGCATCGTTCGAACAGAACGTCCAGGCCAATagagattttttgaagaaatcagaGTTTCTCTCTGATTTACTTGAAAATTTACAGCCACATCTCAATAACATCAAAAAAGTACGATGTGTTGCAATCGGCAACTTTCAGGAGGATTTTCCCGCGACCTTCCAATTTGCTCTCCTTCTGGAGATTATTGATCATATAAATAACGAAACTTCAAGAGACATTCTTATTTCTCTATATGACCCAATATTTACCGAAAACGAGATGCATTACTTAGAAAGTTTGGGGGACAAGTGGGTGATAcaggaaaatttttcagaaatcaATACAGGCGACTATAAATCCGTCTTGTATTTCCTTCCTCATGCTCCCTTAGACTTAACCGAAAGAATACTAGCGTCAGAGTGCCCACACTTATGGCTGGCGAACAACATGATATCACACACTGACAGATACACTAAGGCCAaactatttgaaaaatatcctCATTTAGGCAAGCTCGTACATTACCTGCAGCCGAACCTTGTAGCCGAGACTAAGAAACAAGATGGTGCAGATGATTTTACAGCTTTTGTTCCgaagaggaaaaggaaaaacaaaaacaactCTACCAAACTCAAAGTCAAAATTCCTGATATAGACTATGGTTCGATAGCGACAAAGTTCACATCTTGCAAAATACTTACGGATTTTGACGAGggaaaatatttgaaagaaagacCTTGGATCAACTCCTTCTCTGATTTAACGTTGCATGCTATAGGATATTAAAATGAGTGTTTACTAAGTAATAATGTATAGCAACAGACTTATTTTCAATGACTTGGCATTTTCCAGTATGCTTcttcaaagacaaaaatCCGAAAGCAGTGGTATATGTGCAAGACTATCGCGCTTGCCCACCATCAATTCAAACGGAATCGCGAAGTAATACTGGTTTAATTGGCAATTAGTGAATCATCAAAGCAGAGGAATGAATAACATACAACGCAAAAGAAATGGCGGCTTGCTCAAAAAAGTTCTAAGTTCTGAAATGGTTAATATAGCAAGAGTTCAGGAAAAGCCGGCGGGAGAAAAATACCGCTTTTCCTGCCAGTGACTGTCACCCCAGTCAGGAATACTTCTCGGACTCGAGCAGCGTTACAGCTCAACCTAAAGAAGCTTATTACGACAGGGGTACTTGCTGGAAAGAAAGCCCGGGCTAAGGAGGTATTAGTGCCTGCGAAGATCGTGTTTTCTTATAACCTCGCAGGCGAATCAATAAATAAAGTTCGTTTTGCaatctttttcaagatcaaGGTTGGAATCAACTGGACGCAAACGAATTGTCGGATCGGGATCGTAAAGACCCATACCCAAGGTTCACTCATTTCTTGGCAGAATAAGATGTTCGAACGGCGCGATGCCCATCGCTAGTAATTTGCCGGTAGGCTTCTAAACAGGTGGAAAGCACCCCTCACATTTAGCAATCTTAGAAGCCATGAACTCCAGCAGAATAATTACGTCCTCAACAATATGCTACTTCAACAATGTACGCGGATGTGTGGTTACCTTATCCCTCGTATGAAATTCTGATGGAAATTTCACcctttcaagaaaatatgaTAGATTGATTACTCGGGGAAACGAAAACCAACATAGAACGCCTGCGGATACTTTCTacaatatataaataaaatacacGAGAACATCGAACAATAGGACACCCCTCATCTCATCTTTCATCATCGCGTAAAATTGTCCTAGGGCGGTGCCTGAATTGACGCTTGCCTTGTAAGGTGGTGCATTTTCGTTAGTTTGCCTTATATAAGGAATGATCATCGATTACTCTAAATAGCATTTATTGTGGCATCCAAGAGACCCACACACCGCGATAAACGtagttcttttctttttttgttgaaaaattcaacagttcttttcttttttctcattccttttcttcgtttcgagaatttatttctttttccagaGGTAAGGGACTGTTTCAGCTCATGCACGGTGGAGCCTAGCAATGGCCATTCTGGCACAAATGCATGAATGGTACTAGATAGCACTAATATCAATGATCCAAACTGTATTGCTCTGAAATTATTGATACACTTATAGAATAagcatgaaaaaaaatgaatacgTTAGATGCACTAGCGTGCAGAAAACTAGGCTATGGTATCTTTCTGGGGCGTTACGTTTGACGTATTTTAGCAGAGTACATGTTCCGCGGATGCTGTTTAAGCATCCGGATATTGCCCTTTGAATTCCTGCAGTTGCCCGTTCTTGCTTGGTAGATCCTCCTATTTCACTGATACCGCCTCGAGGATTAAAGTTCCCTCGGCACTCGTTTAGCTTCGATCAGTCGTAGTCTGCCTTGATAAAATCCCTAGATGCTTTTTCTATACGGCGTCGTcccttgaagaaaaaatcttgcCTATAGATCTTTGTAGACGAATTTAGCTACGTCAATCTATTGTTctgaaggaaaaaaagttgaaattgTTAAAACCTCAACAAACTTATCGCTCTTTAAGCAACTGCGATTATAGTTTttgcacttttttttagataaaatatttttttttcctgcaAAAAGAACGGCAAATATATAAGCTTTTAGAAACCGACCTGCATTTAAATATTAACACATCTTGgggttttctttttgttctgtAGTCATTTCTTTATGCGATGCTGATATAGTAAAGAAATCAGCAATAAAGCGAAATCCTTAAGATGAATCTAAGACTACTCCTCCCGATTTGTGCCTTTTTGACACTGACAACGTTTTTATTGACCATTATTGCCATCTCGGGTTCCACCTCGAATTATAAGCCATTAAcaaacattttcatcggGGATGCTGATATCTCGAAGATCAACGTTACAAAAGTTATGCCACAAGTTGGTCCAATTTTGACAGTTTTGGGTTCTGCCTTGACTGCTCCAAATGCTACAGTGGAAGACATCTTTGGCGCTCTTAAGGCAATTGCATCTACTGAGGCCTTGTCTCCTCTACTGCACTTATTGTCCAATGCTGCTAACACCTCAACCACACTATCATCTTTGACAAAACTGGCCCCAATGGCTTTACTGGGGTCCAACTCTGGCACAACAGCGGCCTTTTCCGCTCTTGATGAGCTATTGGAAACTTCTAAAAACACTACCCAACTCTTGGACGGTTTCAGCACATTAATGTCATCTATGTCGACCAATAGTTCTTCTAGTATGCTTGCCTTGGAAAACACCGTTATGACCTTACTTGTCGATTCCTCTGACCCCATAGGTACGACTGAGTCTTTGATTACTTTGAATAATATGACtactgaagaaaagaaacaattgTCGCCCGTGTTTAGTTTATTTGGAAGCTCCAAAAACATTACCGCCACATCAGATGCATTAGGAACCATCATGAACTCTACCATTCCAACAAAattggtttcttcattgtttACTAGTCTACAAGACGCCCTTGATGAAGGCCAAAATGTGACCGAGACAATCACAAAACTAGGGGCCACGGTCCCTTCGAGTTTGCATTCAGCTGTACAAGCTGTTATTACACTATTTGACGAAAGTACCTCTCAAAACATAACGTTGTCAGTATTGAGCAATATGATTTCTGAAAACATCACCGAATCCCCCTCCGCTAAAGTGGCTATGGTTGCCTTGACGAACCTATTAGATTATACCACAAACCAAACTGAACTCCTTTCATCTGTCGAAAGTTTAGCTATCTCTAGCGAGGCTGCTTCCTCCACTAATCAACTGGTAGCGcttgatgaaattctttCCAGCAGTGCTAACGCCTCCAAGGTTGCTTCACTGGTCCCGGCGTTGGAGGCTCAATTAGCCAACAATACCGTACTGCTTAAATACGTCCCATATTTGTTCGATCTACTATCTGCATCCGCTAACCCAGCACtaagtttttcatctttgaTCAACATTACTAAATGGGCAGAGACTAATGCTGCTACATTCTTACCAATGTTGAGTATCTTGAGTTCCGCTGAAAACATGACAACCATCACACCAGAACAGCTTAGAGACATGACTCCATCTATCCTTGAGTACTTGAACATCCCCGTGGTGTACCGTATATCTATCTTCACAATGTGCCGCGCTCACCTAAACAGAACAATCTATTCATGCAGCAAGTCTCATGCTGTCCAGAACATGAATTTCAGGGCAATTGTTTACAATAATATTGAAGCATCTGAATTTAAGCCTTATTTGGAAGCCCTAAACATCGGCAAAGATGATTTACATTTAGACGGTGAATTACAAAACAGACAACACATGTATGTTCCAGCAGTTAGGGCCGCTTTAGCCATGAATTTGATGTGTATTATCACAGCCTTCTTCCTAATGTTATACTTACTCCTATTGAGTAGACGCCCCGCGGTCAGTCAAAAACAATGGTTGATATTGGGTTTTATTTCCTGTTGGGAGTGTACTTTCAGCGGGTTGGGCAGTGCTATCTTCAGTGTCATTCTTAATATGATGAAATCCGGTACCAAAAAGGATAATTACGACGTGATTATTTCTGGATGTTCTCCATTTTATGGTCTACTGTGGTCTGGATTTGTACTTGCCTCCTTTGTATTTCTCTGCATTGCATACAGTTGGTGGATCGGCAGAAAGGAAGCCGGCGTCGTGGGAACTGAGAAAatcattcaagaaagtGATTCTACCTCGAGAATCATTGAAGAACATGAAAGTGTCACTGATGCTGAAAAGAACTTTGCCAGGTAAAATAATAACAGAATCACAAAACCATGctccaaaaattttttcaattctccaacttttttaatttccttcattatatttttttgaattgtaTATAGACAATATATTTTAGTCGTATTTAATATGGAATCGAACACCAAAAATAATTAATAAACGTGCCTTTTCACATTCAAATCAGTGGC
This genomic window from Saccharomyces kudriavzevii IFO 1802 strain IFO1802 genome assembly, chromosome: 12 contains:
- the VIP1 gene encoding inositol polyphosphate kinase VIP1 (similar to Saccharomyces cerevisiae VIP1 (YLR410W); ancestral locus Anc_4.276), which gives rise to MSGVKREKPEPNEIPQEEVKSNSPSTPSEMSPLFLNKNTQKAMQSIAPILEGFSPKTSASENMSLKLPPPGIQDDHREENLTVHDTLQRTISTELGNGNNVITETACGIEKVDSDPKSEADLEVLPSISSNINDAGKIDSAPKTELSHVPQAIVDVEHTNVGFSSVPSSSASSRKSSTSHSKPKLPKIGKIGVCAMDAKVLSKPMRHILNRLIEHGEFETVIFGDKVILDERIENWPTCDFLISFFSSGFPLDKAIKYVKLRKPFIINDLIMQKILWDRRLCLQVLEAYNVPTPPRLEISRDGGPRANEELREKLREHSVEVKSVEEPDWKMVDDDTLEVNGKTMTKPFVEKPVDGEDHNIYIYYHSKNGGGGRRLFRKVGNKSSEFDPTLVNPRTEGSYIYEEFMDTDNFEDVKAYTIGENFCHAETRKSPVVDGIVRRNTHGKEVRYITELSDKEKTIAGKVSKAFSQMICGFDLLRVSGKSYVIDVNGFSFVKDNKVYYDSCANILRNTFIEAKKKMDMEKKNLPIIREEKEQKWVFKGLVIIIRHADRTPKQKFKHSFTSPIFISLLKGHKEEVVIRNVNDLKIVLQALRIALDEKAGNPAKIKVLANALEKKLNFPGTKIQLKPVLNKENEVEKVQFILKWGGEPTHSAKYQATELGEQMRQDFDLLNKSILQNIKIFSSSERRVLHTAQYWTRALFGADELGSDEISIRKDLLDDSNAAKDLMDKVKKKLKPLLREGKEAPPQFAWPSKMPEPYLVIKRVVELMNFHKKVMDNNFAKKDVDAMQTRWCTSEDPSLFKERWDKLFKEFNNVEKVDPSKISELYDTMKYDALHNRQFLENIFDPGNPNEAMADELGTHSLVDRYPINILAKNNFKIVDSSSMSGSSKNNSNSVGSLGWVLESGKTSRARNSKSSCQFDEPRFMQLRELYKLAKVLFDFICPKEYGISDAEKLDIGLLTSLPLAKQILNDIGDMKNRETPACVAYFTKESHIYTLLNIIYESGIPMRIARNALPEFDYLSQVTFELYESTDASGQKSHSIRLKMSPGCHTQDPLDVQLDDRHYISCIPKISLTKHLDMDYVQQKLRNKFTRVIMPPKFTPVNITSPNLSFQKRKTRRKSTSVDKSKPPPTSSGTSSSSSINKTLE
- the CTR3 gene encoding high-affinity Cu transporter CTR3 (similar to Saccharomyces cerevisiae CTR3 (YLR411W); ancestral locus Anc_4.277); the protein is MNMGGSSSTAAKKATCKISMLWNWYTIDTCFIARSWRNDTKGKFAGSCIGCFALVVVAQWLTRFSRQFDVELLRRQKIKHLAAYSPEEYIVKCGDQDTKSDMEELQGFHNEPSWKTTLISLKKSFIYSFYVWGPRRLNEPEDDLLKKVLSCCSLVTPVDLYPSLLDHMVRVTIFVLQWGLSYIIMLLFMYYNGYIIISCLIGAIFGRFIFCYEPLGSLGSSGSQGTVSYDKESDDRKCCL
- the BER1 gene encoding Ber1p (similar to Saccharomyces cerevisiae BER1 (YLR412W); ancestral locus Anc_4.279); the protein is MDIEETRTQFKKTGKKAVPAASFEQNVQANRDFLKKSEFLSDLLENLQPHLNNIKKVRCVAIGNFQEDFPATFQFALLLEIIDHINNETSRDILISLYDPIFTENEMHYLESLGDKWVIQENFSEINTGDYKSVLYFLPHAPLDLTERILASECPHLWLANNMISHTDRYTKAKLFEKYPHLGKLVHYLQPNLVAETKKQDGADDFTAFVPKRKRKNKNNSTKLKVKIPDIDYGSIATKFTSCKILTDFDEGKYLKERPWINSFSDLTLHAIGY
- the INA1 gene encoding Ina1p (similar to Saccharomyces cerevisiae YKL187C and YLR413W; ancestral locus Anc_4.285), which encodes MNLRLLLPICAFLTLTTFLLTIIAISGSTSNYKPLTNIFIGDADISKINVTKVMPQVGPILTVLGSALTAPNATVEDIFGALKAIASTEALSPLLHLLSNAANTSTTLSSLTKLAPMALLGSNSGTTAAFSALDELLETSKNTTQLLDGFSTLMSSMSTNSSSSMLALENTVMTLLVDSSDPIGTTESLITLNNMTTEEKKQLSPVFSLFGSSKNITATSDALGTIMNSTIPTKLVSSLFTSLQDALDEGQNVTETITKLGATVPSSLHSAVQAVITLFDESTSQNITLSVLSNMISENITESPSAKVAMVALTNLLDYTTNQTELLSSVESLAISSEAASSTNQLVALDEILSSSANASKVASLVPALEAQLANNTVLLKYVPYLFDLLSASANPALSFSSLINITKWAETNAATFLPMLSILSSAENMTTITPEQLRDMTPSILEYLNIPVVYRISIFTMCRAHLNRTIYSCSKSHAVQNMNFRAIVYNNIEASEFKPYLEALNIGKDDLHLDGELQNRQHMYVPAVRAALAMNLMCIITAFFLMLYLLLLSRRPAVSQKQWLILGFISCWECTFSGLGSAIFSVILNMMKSGTKKDNYDVIISGCSPFYGLLWSGFVLASFVFLCIAYSWWIGRKEAGVVGTEKIIQESDSTSRIIEEHESVTDAEKNFAR